Proteins encoded within one genomic window of Gambusia affinis linkage group LG09, SWU_Gaff_1.0, whole genome shotgun sequence:
- the zgc:66433 gene encoding CRACD-like protein isoform X10, with protein MASGSPDVATNQEPAEVQEDCSGKKKSKFQTFKKLFARKKRKEPQSEGAEEGLKGSQSSDNVSKTSENNTLIPSEKEKGSGSRISLGNKALSHDSVFVSDSSEANEGLGASQDSIHGKVKSLQLQLKQVIRLGSPPSLMCVKTTEDAGATSEDDGLPCSPPDYTSLHSVKSKAERSSSNSLHGVDSNEQLSVRAVSPPAIPGDFSQPASPFACLDNSAAKHKLGLRNKACNRRKPARRLELKTEGDSAVEEELTVSLTAADVTEEQQKAEVESRDQLKAETEQEEDEEDKPQKDSPAFPLGANEGEDDAESEQDVSHAPDASCPLESRLSEEKEEEEDEEEQDVSVDRHAPSSSSTSSSLDSPSVSPEPPAGQTEHLTGLVHSESDSSSGEEENVEERSSLLEEVLSSLKNSHSPDVEVSGVVMETEESEDEAVEVDERKEEEDPAGCEEPALSPDTSDRIAQEVEEVLPQSLQEEEEVLPQSLQEEEEVLPQSLQEEEEVLPQSLQEEEVAVEEEEEEEEEEEEAKSIEEEPEEDKVLERFIQHTEEEEVESEEEIKQTINQEEVEEERDSGEEEEVEEEGVELKEEPEAVEEKWENEVEEREEGSCVEVEEVRDEEEAEEEAKWDEEELLTEGIPDAEDEEDPTASSIQEEGDGDDDTPEMDDQIVPKVNEEQEVLNKNSGAEEEEEEELQDRKSEDVERRHNENQSGDDVELGKDGTSPLMEEKEAEAEEEGRVSSRLPPLIQAESRSVSCSDQSPTSSPSKTSTLHIHLASPTSEKPSSPLRLSDITEPLSPAEEPTEFNVTERIEEVQKPEEEEEKQSAPEQGDSSGQEAPSTPTDQSKVRFTVAPAWQRLQSHPTSPSATPALWDGSAEVEAADPKERDVKAEPGSPAEVESSPVRGRSSGSFTAKPQSYAASAPTEAHTAPPGRTSESAAEAEAGPDSPFGVRLRKTSALLRFGSEEVESEPQVESPTQSPSAKAESPQPISAKPPASHSIGNKPALPRKPEVHGDAGAKPRRISEPAAARSAPGGSDAPSWISVAKQKQKVYKETPLNEITVKMEEQERKPALPPSREQSSSKPLEPSRVSVEKETRRTFSVPTPVPPQPPKTPLQKPQAPPTPAKPSPRPDSPRPDSPRPDSPRSSPLSPPPVLSKIPPVALPRTVPEKAASRQAAPPQRGSPPATLPQNEPPWMALAKKKAKAWSEMPQIVQ; from the exons ATGGCATCAGGATCTCCAGACGTGGCGACCAATCAGGAGCCTGCTGAGGTCCAGGAGGATTGCTCCG gaAAGAAGAAATCAAAGTTCCAGACGTTCAAGAAATTGTTTGCTcggaagaaaaggaaagagcCGCAGAGCGAGGGAGCGGAGGAGGGCCTGAAGGGGAGCCAGTCGAGTGACAACGTCAGCAAAACGTCAGAGAACAACACACTGATCCCATCCGAGAAGGAGAAGGGCTCTGG GTCTAGGATCAGTCTGGGCAACAAGGCCTTGTCACATGACTCTGTTTTCGTCTCCGACTCATCAGAAGCTAACGAGGGCCTTGGGGCGTCTCAGGACAGCATTCACGGGAAAGTTAAATCCCTGCAG ctccagctgaaGCAGGTCATCAGACTGGGTTCTCCTCCGTCCTTAATGTGTGTGAAGACGACCGAAGACGCCGGAGCCACGTCTGAGGACGACGGCCTGCCCTGCAGCCCGCCCGACTACACATCCCTTCATTCAGTCAAG AGTAAAGCTGAGAGGTCCAGCTCCAACAGCCTGCATGGAGTCGACAGCAACGAGCAG CTGTCCGTCAGAGCTGTGAGCCCCCCCGCGATTCCCGGGGACTTCAGCCAGCCGGCCAGTCCCTTCGCCTGCCTGGATAACTCTGCTGCCAAGCACAAGCTGGGCCTGAGAAACAAGGCCTGCAACAGGAGGAAACCCGCCCGT CGCCTGGAGTTGAAAACAGAGGGCGACTCTGcggtggaggaggagctgacGGTGTCTCTGACGGCAGCAGACGTTAcggaggagcagcagaaggCAGAAG TCGAAAGTCGGGATCAGCTGAAAGCGGAAACCGAAcaggaggaggacgaagaggacAAACCCCAAAAAGATTCCCCAGCCTTCCCGCTCGGGGCCAACGAGGGAGAAGATGATGCGGAATCTGAACAGGATGTTTCTCACGCCCCGGACGCTTCCTGTCCTCTAGAGTCCAGACTCTctgaggagaaagaggaggaggaagatgaggaagagcAGGACGTCTCAGTTGATAGGCACGCTCCCTCCTCCAGCTCCACATCCTCCTCCTTGGACAGTCCCAG CGTCTCACCAgagccccctgctggtcagacGGAGCACCTGACCGGCCTCGTCCACTCTGAGAGTGACTCTTCGTCGGGGGAAGAAGAAAACGTCGAGGAGAGGAGCTCTCTCTTGGAGGAGGTGCTGAGCTCCTTGAAGAACTCTCACTCGCCCGATGTGGAGGTCAGCGGCGTTGTCATGGAGACAGAGGAGTCGGAGGATGAGGCAGTGGAAGTTGAcgagaggaaggaagaggaggatccCGCTGGTTGTGAGGAACCCGCCTTGAGCCCTGACACGTCTGATCGGATTGCCCAGGAGGTAGAGGAGGTTCTTCCTCAGTCTctacaggaggaagaggaggttcTTCCTCAGTCTctacaggaggaagaggaggttcTTCCTCAGTCTctacaggaggaagaggaggttcTTCCTCAGTCTCTACAGGAGGAAGAGGTCgctgtagaagaagaagaagaagaagaagaagaagaagaagaagcaaaaagcATAGAGGAAGAACCTGAGGAGGACAAAGTTTTGGAGCGATTCATTCAACACACT gaggaggaggaagttgaATCGGAGGAAGAAATCAAACAAACCATCAACCAGGAAGAAGTGGAGGAAGAACGGGATAGCggcgaggaggaggaagtggaggaggagggggtggaGTTAAAGGAGGAGCCAGAAGCTGTTGAGGAGAAATGGGAGAACGAGGTTGAagaaagggaggaaggaagCTGTGTCGAGGTGGAGGAGGTGAGAGATGAagaagaggcagaggaggaagcaAAATGGGATGAAGAGGAATTGTTGACGGAGGGGATCCCTGACGCTGAAGACGAGGAGGATCCGACTGCCTCGTCTATTCAAGAGGAAGGCGATGGAGATGATGATACCCCAGAGATGGATGATCAAATAGTTCCCAAAGTGAACGAAGAGCAGGAAGTTTTAAATAAGAACTCtggagctgaggaagaggaagaggaagagctcCAGGATCGTAAATCAGAAGACGTGGAAAGACGTCACAATGAAAATCAGAGTGGAGATGACGTGGAATTGGGAAAAGACGGAACAAGTCCCCTCATGGAGGAGAAGGAAGCTGAAGCCGAGGAAGAAGGCCGTGTTTCCTCCAGACTTCCTCCACTGATCCAGGCGGAGTCACGCTCTGTTTCCTGTTCAGATCAGAGTCCCACCAGTTCCCCCAGTAAGACCAGCACCTTACACATCCATCTGGCCTCCCCCACCTCAGAGAAACCCAGCTCTCCGCTCCGGCTCTCTGATATAACAGAGCCACTTTCCCCCGCCGAGGAACCCACAGAGTTTAACGTGACAGAGCGGATAGAAGAAGTGCaaaaaccagaagaagaagaagagaagcaaTCAGCACCAGAACAAGGTGATTCCTCCGGGCAGGAAGCGCCGTCAACACCGACGGATCAAAGCAAAGTCCGCTTTACCGTCGCCCCGGCGTGGCAGCGGCTACAGAGCCACCCCACCTCCCCGTCTGCCACTCCGGCGCTCTGGGACGGCAGCGCCGAGGTGGAGGCAGCGGACCCGAAGGAACGGGACGTGAAAGCAGAACCCGGCAGCCCAGCCGAGGTGGAATCGAGTCCGGTCAGAGGGAGGAGTTCAGGGAGCTTCACCGCCAAACCGCAGAGCTACGCAGCGTCCGCTCCAACTGAGGCTCATACCGCACCGCCGGGGAGAACATCAG AGAGCGCTGCGGAGGCGGAGGCCGGCCCAGACAGTCCGTTTGGGGTCCGGCTGAGGAAGACGTCAGCTCTGCTCCGGTTCGGCTCAGAAGAGGTCGAATCAGAG CCTCAAGTCGAGTCGCCGACACAATCGCCCTCCGCCAAAGCCGAGTCACCCCAGCCAATCAGCGCCAAGCCCCCTGCGAGCCATTCAATCGGCAACAAGCCCGCTCTGCCTAGGAAACCGGAGGTCCACGGAGACGCCGGAGCCAAACCGAGACGCATCTCAG AACCGGCCGCAGCCCGAAGTGCGCCCGGCGGGTCCGATGCCCCCAGCTGGATCTCTGTGgccaaacagaaacagaaggtTTACAAAGAAACCCCGCTCAATGAAATCACAGTCAAGATG gaggagcaggagaggaAGCCGGCGTTGCCTCCAAGCAgggagcagagcagcagcaaacCGCTTGAACCCAGCAGAG tgtcGGTAGAAAAGGAGACCAGAAGAACTTTCTCTGTTCCAACTCCAGTGCCGCCTCAGCCCCCGAAGACTCCGCTCCAAAAGCCGCAGGCACCACCCACCCCAGCGAAACCCTCGCCCCGACCGGACTCGCCCCGACCGGACTCGCCCCGACCGGACTCGCCCCGCTCCTCCCCTTTAAGTCCCCCGCCGGTTCTCTCCAAAATACCGCCGGTCGCCTTGCCGAGGACTGTCCCGGAAAAGGCTGCCTCCAGGCAGGCTGCGCCCCCACAGCGGGGCTCGCCTCCCGCCACTCTGCCCCAGAATGAGCCCCCCTGGATGGCGCTCGCCAAGAAGAAGGCCAAAGCCTGGAGCGAGATGCCGCAGATCGTCCAGTGA